In a genomic window of Chrysemys picta bellii isolate R12L10 chromosome 1, ASM1138683v2, whole genome shotgun sequence:
- the AMDHD1 gene encoding probable imidazolonepropionase, with protein MAGEHRLLLDNAQQLVLICTKGEKYLLQAGMQNLAVLDNASVVIGKDGCVKAVGHADAIRRQFSEASFEKIIDCSGKCILPGLVDAHTHPVWAGDRVHEFAMKLAGASYMDIHQAGGGIHFTVEHTQKASEEELFNTFRHRLLRMLRAGTTLVECKSGYGLNLETELKMLRVIEQARQLLDSNISSTYCGAHSVPKGKNATEATDDIINNHLPKLKELNLNGEIHVNNIDVFCEKGVFDLNCTRRILQAGKEIGLQINFHGDELHPMKSAELGAELGAQAISHLEEISDEGIAAMASAKCAAVLLPTTAYMLRLKQPQARKMLKEGVIVALGSDFNPNAYCYSMPMVMHLACVNMKMSMNEALAAATINAAYALGRSHMHGSIENGKQGDLIIINSSRWEHLIYQFGGHQELIEYVIVKGKVIYKNERVMGY; from the exons ATGGCTGGCGAGCACAGACTCTTGCTGGACAACGCCCAACAGCTGGTGCTCATCTGCACCAAAGGCGAGAAGTACCTGCTGCAGGCGGGCATGCAAAACCTGGCCGTGCTGGACAACGCCAGCGTGGTGATCGGCAA AGATGGCTGTGTAAAAGCTGTAGGCCATGCAGATGCTATTCGCCGGCAATTTTCAGAAGCATCATTTGAAAAAATTATTGACTGTTCTGGGAAATGCATATTGCCAG gttTGGTAGACGCACATACCCATCCAGTGTGGGCTGGTGACAGGGTTCATGAGTTTGCAATGAAG CTGGCAGGTGCTTCCTACATGGATATTCACCAAGCTGGAGGGGGAATACATTTTACTGTGGAACACACCCAGAAAGCCTCAGAAGAGGAGCTGTTCAATACTTTCAGACACCGACTGCTGCGTATGCTCAGAGCAGGAACCACTTTGGTCGAATGCAAGAGTGGATATGGTTTAAATCTAGAAACCGAGCTTAAAATGCTCAGGGTGATTGAACAGGCTAGACAGTTACTGGATAGCAACATTTCCTCTACGTACTGTGGAGCTCATTCTGTGCCTAA AGGGAAAAATGCTACTGAAGCCACTGATGACATTATCAATAACCATCTCCCTAAACTGAAGGAGCTGAACCTAAATggtgaaatacatgttaataacatAGATGTGTTTTGTGAGAAAGGTGTCTTTGATCTGAATTGTACCAGAAGAATTCTTCAGGCTGGAAAAGAAATAGGGTTACAGATTAACTTCCATGGTGATGAACTCCATCCAATGAAATCTGCAGAG CTCGGAGCTGAACTAGGAGCCCAGGCTATAAGTCACCTGGAAGAAATTAGCGATGAAGGCATCGCTGCAATGGCAAGTGCAAAGTGTGCGGCTGTCCTTTTACCAACCACTGCCTACATGCTGAG aCTGAAGCAACCTCAAGCAAGGAAAATGTTAAAAGAAGGGGTCATAGTTGCTCTTGGCAGTGATTTCAACCCTAATGCCTACTGTTATTCAATG CCCATGGTAATGCACTTGGCCTGTGTAAACATGAAAATGTCAATGAACGAGGCTTTAGCAGCTGCCACCATTAATGCAGCTTATGCTCTTGGAAGATCCCATATGCATGGCTCCATAGAGAATGGCAAACAGGGGGATCTCATTATCATTAATTCATCAAG ATGGGAGCACTTGATTTACCAGTTTGGGGGACATCAAGAATTGATTGAGTATGTTATTGTTAAAGGAAAAGTCATCTACAAAAATGAAAGAGTTATGGGCTACTAA
- the LOC112061540 gene encoding histidine ammonia-lyase-like: MVFAERGETISGGNFHGEYPAKALDYLAIGVHELAAISERRIERLCNPSLSELPAFLVTEGGLNSGFMIAHCTAAALVSENKALCHPSSVDSLSTSAATEDHVSMGGWAARKALKVIEHVEQVLAIELLAACQGIEFLRPLRTTTPLEKVYDLVRSVVRPWLKDRFMAPDIEAAHRLLVEQKVWEVAVPYIEKYRREHIPESRPVSPTAFSLDSLRMNKCVGTDHSDQD; the protein is encoded by the exons ATGGTTTTTGCTGAAAGGGGAGAGACCATTTCTGGAGGAAATTTTCATGGTGAATACCCTGCAAAG GCTCTGGACTACCTGGCAATTGGTGTCCATGAACTTGCTGCAATTAGTGAAAGAAGGATTGAAAGACTATGCAACCCATCTCTCAGTGAGCTGCCTGCATTTCTAGTCACCGAAGGGGGTCTGAATTCTGGTTTCATGATTGCGCACTGCACAGCAGCGGCCCTGG TTTCTGAGAATAAAGCCTTGTGCCACCCCTCTTCTGTGGATTCTCTCTCAACCAGTGCTGCTACAGAGGACCATGTGTCCATGGGCGGATGGGCTGCACGAAAAGCATTGAAAGTTATTGAACATGTTGAACAAG TGTTGGCCATTGAACTTCTTGCAGCCTGCCAGGGCATTGAGTTCCTACGCCCCCTGAGAACAACCACCCCATTGGAGAAAGTCTATGACCTTGTGCGCTCTGTTGTAAG GCCTTGGCTAAAGGATCGCTTCATGGCCCCAGACATTGAGGCAGCTCACAGGCTGCTTGTGGAGCAGAAG GTTTGGGAAGTAGCTGTACCTTACATTGAAAAATATAGACGGGAGCATATTCCTGAATCAAGACCTGTTTCACCCACAGCCTTTTCTCTGGATTCATTGAGAATGAATAAATGTGTTGGGACTGATCACAGTGATCAGGATTAA